A region from the Streptomyces sp. 3214.6 genome encodes:
- a CDS encoding RNA-guided endonuclease InsQ/TnpB family protein yields the protein MKLVVQVKLLPTPEQASALEATLHACNRAATWTAQVAFERGIKDRNGLQQLVYADVKATFGLSAQPAVRAIKKVVDAYASLAAAVKAGRLGPPTSQRHRRAISGPIGFRPEAAQPFDDRCLSWQYDARIVSIWTVDGRMKGIKYTGVTDQLKTLTSFRKGETDLVRRGGKWQLIATCDLPDPEVYEPVDWIGVDRGIVNLATTSDGTNHQGRRLSRYRRWQARKRTELQKKQTRSATRRLARRSKKEHRHATHMNHKISKEIVSVAQRTGRGIAVEVLDGIRDRVRLRRDQRDTLSSWPFHQLGQHLKYKAQQAGVPFLEVDPRHTSQRCPRCGHTDKANRLDRDHFCCRRCGLAGPADHVAGVNVRSRARSAWAFVTMPVPSPA from the coding sequence ATGAAGTTGGTGGTGCAGGTCAAGCTGCTGCCGACGCCGGAGCAGGCGTCGGCGCTTGAGGCGACCCTGCATGCCTGCAACCGGGCCGCGACCTGGACTGCCCAGGTCGCCTTTGAGCGCGGCATCAAGGACCGCAATGGTCTGCAACAGCTTGTCTACGCGGATGTGAAGGCCACGTTCGGGCTGTCCGCGCAGCCCGCGGTGCGTGCGATCAAGAAGGTCGTGGACGCGTACGCCTCTTTGGCGGCCGCGGTGAAGGCGGGCCGTCTGGGCCCGCCCACCAGCCAACGCCACCGCAGGGCGATCAGCGGCCCCATCGGCTTCCGGCCGGAGGCGGCGCAGCCCTTCGACGACCGGTGCCTGTCGTGGCAGTACGACGCCCGCATCGTGTCGATCTGGACCGTCGACGGCCGCATGAAAGGCATCAAATACACCGGTGTCACTGACCAGTTGAAGACCCTGACCTCCTTCCGCAAGGGAGAGACCGACCTGGTCCGGCGGGGCGGCAAGTGGCAGCTGATCGCCACCTGCGACCTCCCCGATCCTGAGGTGTATGAGCCAGTCGACTGGATCGGCGTGGACCGCGGCATCGTCAACCTGGCCACCACCAGCGACGGCACCAACCACCAAGGACGGCGCCTCTCGCGCTACAGGCGCTGGCAGGCCCGCAAGCGCACCGAACTGCAAAAGAAGCAGACCCGCTCGGCCACCCGCCGCCTGGCCCGCCGCAGCAAGAAGGAGCACCGGCATGCCACGCACATGAACCACAAGATCAGCAAGGAGATCGTGTCCGTCGCCCAACGCACCGGCCGCGGGATCGCTGTCGAAGTACTCGACGGGATCCGCGACCGGGTACGGCTTCGACGCGACCAGCGGGACACGCTCTCCTCTTGGCCCTTCCATCAGCTCGGACAGCACCTCAAATACAAGGCCCAGCAGGCCGGGGTGCCGTTCTTGGAGGTGGATCCGCGCCATACGTCGCAGCGCTGTCCGCGCTGCGGCCATACCGACAAGGCCAACCGGTTGGATCGGGACCATTTCTGTTGTCGTCGGTGCGGCCTCGCTGGGCCCGCTGACCACGTCGCCGGGGTCAACGTGCGCAGCCGCGCACGCTCGGCGTGGGCATTCGTCACCATGCCCGTCCCTTCACCAGCCTGA
- a CDS encoding DEAD/DEAH box helicase produces the protein MPAGDLQVCDGPDGRFVHNSFGRWDIAREGTATLSAELPDGGEGAVSWRGPQDLLAPQAVLKSYADAIELHDAVREGGLRPPQGGALHAVIGYWYSTLPEPGLVVMPTGTGKTETMLALLVACRPERLLVLVPSIALRDQIAAKFESLGILQRQDVVSRDALRPCVGRVTRRFTDAADAKAFTAACNVVVTTPHVLHHCTPEAREALLSAFSHLIVDEAHHAPASTWSSVIRRFENRKVLLFTATPFREDGRKIPGRTIFRYPLRQAQQEGYFTPIDYRTVLSLEGNDRKVAELAVQRLRDDLAAGLDHLLMARVNTVRRALEVCALYREVAPDLGPVALYDGLASPARAEALAGMRDRSCRIVVCVNMLGEGFDMPELKVAAVHDVKKSLSPMIQFIGRFTRGASTASGRIGTASVFVARDPEAALSPLRDLLKEDADWNLVLQDITEQSSARSEELSEFDASFSNVPEGMAVSVLEPKMSAVLHRAPSGEWDPQAAIGRYGEERVLGQSVATGADGRIAWFVVEHRTLVDWGAPQFLEQVLYELVVMYFDDTRRLLYVYGSHKRGDYSELARAVLGGDSQPVKGLDTFRVFAGLDRVVATNVGLLDSHDHFNRFSLLVGSDVYEALDAAARKNRSQTHIVASGLDDGTKVTICAALSGRFWSPRTAPNLLAWMTWCDEQILDSSVDLEHVMAGFIIPVEQTERPPFPLLGLEWPWQWRAGLGEGPPFTYNERSHPVADVGFRVDDFAAEGPLLFSLLSPDWEVPYSAEFTDQGLTYSPLGEDALVRYQRTLIPAAE, from the coding sequence GTGCCGGCAGGGGATTTGCAGGTCTGTGACGGGCCGGACGGCCGGTTCGTGCACAACTCGTTCGGCCGCTGGGACATCGCCCGGGAGGGGACGGCGACGTTGAGCGCTGAGCTCCCCGATGGCGGTGAGGGGGCGGTGAGCTGGAGAGGGCCGCAGGATCTTCTGGCTCCGCAGGCGGTGCTCAAGTCGTATGCGGATGCGATCGAGTTGCACGATGCGGTGCGGGAGGGTGGCTTGAGGCCGCCGCAGGGCGGGGCCCTGCACGCGGTGATCGGGTACTGGTACTCGACGCTTCCCGAGCCGGGTCTGGTGGTCATGCCGACCGGCACGGGCAAGACGGAGACAATGCTGGCCCTGCTCGTGGCCTGTCGGCCCGAGCGGCTGCTCGTGCTGGTGCCCAGTATCGCGCTGCGGGACCAGATCGCGGCGAAGTTCGAGTCGCTGGGCATCCTGCAGCGGCAGGACGTGGTCTCCCGCGATGCGCTGCGGCCGTGTGTGGGCCGGGTGACCCGCCGGTTCACCGACGCGGCCGATGCGAAGGCGTTCACGGCGGCCTGCAACGTCGTGGTGACGACGCCGCACGTGCTGCACCACTGCACGCCGGAGGCGCGGGAGGCGCTGCTGTCCGCATTCAGCCACCTGATCGTCGATGAGGCCCACCACGCGCCGGCCTCGACCTGGTCGAGTGTGATCCGGCGGTTCGAGAACCGGAAGGTACTGCTGTTCACCGCGACGCCGTTCCGGGAGGACGGCAGGAAGATTCCCGGGAGGACGATCTTCCGCTACCCGCTGCGCCAGGCCCAGCAGGAGGGGTATTTCACCCCCATCGACTACCGGACGGTGCTGAGCCTGGAGGGCAACGACCGCAAGGTCGCGGAGCTGGCGGTGCAGCGGCTGCGCGACGATCTGGCCGCCGGGCTTGATCATCTGCTGATGGCGCGAGTCAACACCGTCAGGCGGGCCCTGGAGGTCTGTGCGCTGTATCGGGAGGTGGCGCCCGATCTTGGTCCGGTGGCGCTGTATGACGGGTTGGCGTCGCCGGCGCGCGCGGAAGCGCTGGCGGGGATGCGGGATCGCAGCTGCCGCATCGTGGTGTGTGTGAACATGCTCGGCGAGGGCTTCGACATGCCCGAGCTGAAGGTCGCGGCGGTGCACGACGTCAAGAAGAGCCTCAGCCCGATGATCCAGTTCATCGGGCGGTTCACCCGCGGTGCGTCGACCGCGTCCGGCCGGATCGGCACCGCGTCGGTGTTCGTGGCCCGTGATCCTGAGGCGGCGTTGTCTCCGCTGCGTGACCTGCTGAAGGAGGACGCGGACTGGAATCTGGTTCTGCAGGACATCACCGAGCAGAGCTCGGCCCGCAGCGAAGAGCTCAGCGAGTTCGATGCCTCCTTCTCGAACGTTCCGGAAGGCATGGCGGTCAGTGTCCTGGAACCGAAGATGAGTGCCGTGCTGCACCGTGCTCCGTCGGGCGAATGGGACCCGCAGGCCGCCATCGGCCGCTACGGGGAGGAGCGGGTGCTCGGGCAGAGCGTCGCCACCGGAGCCGACGGCCGCATCGCTTGGTTCGTCGTGGAGCATCGCACCCTGGTGGACTGGGGCGCCCCGCAGTTTCTGGAGCAGGTCCTCTACGAACTGGTCGTCATGTACTTCGACGACACGCGCAGGCTGCTGTACGTCTACGGCTCTCACAAGCGGGGCGACTACTCGGAGCTGGCCAGGGCGGTCCTGGGCGGGGACAGCCAGCCCGTCAAGGGACTCGACACATTCCGGGTGTTCGCCGGCCTGGACCGTGTGGTGGCCACCAACGTTGGTCTGCTGGACTCCCATGACCATTTCAACCGCTTCTCGCTCCTGGTGGGCAGCGACGTCTACGAGGCCCTCGACGCGGCGGCCCGCAAGAACCGCAGCCAGACCCACATCGTCGCCTCGGGCCTCGATGACGGCACCAAGGTCACCATCTGTGCGGCTCTGTCGGGCCGCTTCTGGTCCCCGCGCACGGCCCCGAACCTGCTGGCGTGGATGACGTGGTGCGACGAACAGATCCTCGACTCGAGCGTGGACCTCGAGCATGTGATGGCCGGCTTCATCATTCCCGTCGAGCAGACCGAGCGCCCGCCGTTCCCGCTGCTCGGCCTGGAATGGCCCTGGCAGTGGCGCGCCGGTCTCGGGGAGGGCCCACCCTTCACGTACAACGAGCGGTCCCACCCCGTCGCCGATGTCGGCTTCCGCGTGGACGACTTCGCCGCCGAAGGGCCGCTCCTGTTTTCTCTCCTCTCCCCGGACTGGGAGGTCCCCTACAGCGCCGAGTTCACCGACCAGGGGCTCACCTACTCCCCCCTCGGGGAGGACGCCCTCGTGCGCTACCAGCGCACCCTCATCCCGGCCGCCGAATAG
- a CDS encoding ISKra4 family transposase has product MTPYDTHATTDPFARSISAFESLMHTLSGGDASEWTHAELEEHLDAGGRELLRQLLQDHLDLRARREEQQIRVSGRPVVMGPEGQLRPWRETEHSRWLASVFGLVRVTRVAHRGPGVCNVHPTDAALSLPAGRHSMGLRRLAVTESVRGSFDQAQQAVERRCGKVLGKRRLEELVVAAAVDTDDFYRARIPVPCSRQMPLVVQVDSKGVVMRPEDLREATRRAAAKAAGGHRARLAPGEKPNRKRMATVACVFDIRPAPRRPHDVIHPPGGRSGERRARPGPKAESKWCTASLIRPPEQVIADAFDHAQARDPKHLRPRIVLVDGARHQLDLISAETSRRNVTVHVLLDFVHVAEYVWAAAHAFHKPGTPEAETWAADHLTAILAGQAARTAQEMTAQAHQEGLSAARREAVDVCHRYLVGHLDQLRYDTALDNGWPIATGAVEGACRHLIGDRLDITGARWGLPGAEAILRLRTLVSNGDFDAYWRFHLAREHERLYPAPKQATYTLTA; this is encoded by the coding sequence ATGACACCGTACGACACTCATGCCACCACTGACCCCTTTGCCCGCTCCATAAGCGCCTTCGAATCGCTGATGCACACCCTGTCGGGCGGCGATGCGAGCGAGTGGACCCACGCCGAGCTGGAAGAACACCTCGACGCGGGCGGGCGGGAACTGTTACGGCAGCTGCTGCAGGACCACCTTGACCTACGCGCGCGGCGGGAAGAGCAACAGATCCGTGTCAGTGGCAGACCTGTGGTGATGGGGCCGGAAGGACAGCTGCGGCCCTGGCGGGAGACGGAGCACTCGCGCTGGCTGGCCAGCGTGTTCGGGCTGGTCCGCGTCACCCGGGTCGCCCACCGAGGCCCCGGCGTCTGCAACGTCCACCCCACCGACGCGGCGCTGTCGCTGCCGGCGGGCCGGCACTCGATGGGCCTGCGCCGACTCGCGGTCACCGAATCCGTGCGCGGGTCGTTCGACCAAGCCCAGCAGGCGGTCGAGCGCCGCTGCGGGAAGGTGCTGGGCAAACGCCGACTCGAAGAACTGGTGGTCGCGGCCGCGGTCGACACCGACGACTTCTACCGCGCCAGGATCCCGGTCCCCTGCAGCAGACAGATGCCGCTGGTCGTCCAGGTCGACAGCAAGGGCGTGGTCATGCGGCCCGAGGACCTGCGCGAGGCCACCCGCCGGGCCGCCGCGAAAGCCGCAGGCGGCCATCGCGCGCGGCTCGCGCCGGGCGAGAAGCCGAACCGGAAGCGGATGGCCACCGTGGCCTGCGTCTTCGATATCCGGCCCGCGCCGAGGCGCCCTCACGACGTGATCCACCCGCCCGGCGGTCGAAGCGGCGAGCGCCGGGCCCGCCCCGGGCCGAAGGCCGAGAGCAAGTGGTGCACCGCCTCCCTGATCCGCCCGCCCGAACAGGTCATCGCCGACGCGTTCGACCACGCCCAGGCCCGCGACCCGAAGCACCTGCGGCCCCGGATCGTCCTGGTCGACGGCGCCCGCCACCAGCTCGACCTGATCAGCGCCGAGACCAGCCGACGCAACGTCACGGTCCACGTGCTGCTGGACTTCGTCCACGTTGCCGAGTACGTCTGGGCGGCCGCCCACGCCTTCCACAAACCCGGCACCCCCGAGGCAGAAACCTGGGCCGCCGACCACCTGACCGCGATCCTCGCAGGCCAGGCCGCCCGCACAGCCCAAGAGATGACCGCTCAAGCCCACCAGGAAGGACTGTCAGCCGCCCGCCGAGAGGCCGTCGACGTCTGCCACCGCTACCTGGTCGGCCACCTCGACCAACTTCGCTACGACACCGCCCTCGACAACGGGTGGCCAATCGCCACCGGCGCGGTCGAGGGCGCCTGCCGCCACCTGATCGGCGACCGCCTCGACATCACCGGAGCCCGCTGGGGCCTGCCCGGAGCCGAAGCCATCCTGCGACTCCGCACTCTCGTCTCCAACGGCGACTTCGACGCCTACTGGCGGTTCCATCTCGCCCGCGAGCACGAGCGCCTCTATCCCGCCCCCAAGCAGGCGACTTACACCCTCACCGCTTGA
- a CDS encoding SMI1/KNR4 family protein, whose translation MLAVDRRAVNTHVHWSGVRERVIAVEEAEHRARGRGPSRYPTFEPALTPAEIAEVEAQFGVALPDEYRTFLAEVGAGGPGPALELTSLRRIDGKWGWVWEDDEDHPWLLDPSGPFVETEDWADQQIATLRAAGYEPTTRDEDDDYLDDYRKVFGDAGDGVWHLERGRGAIHISDNGCGMTGWLIVVGPHRGELRDRDCAVNPPFEPYVDANGNRHTFRSWYLEWLEQRERATR comes from the coding sequence GTGCTCGCCGTCGATAGGAGAGCCGTGAACACGCACGTGCACTGGTCGGGAGTTCGGGAACGCGTCATCGCAGTGGAGGAGGCCGAGCATCGAGCCCGTGGCCGTGGGCCGTCTCGATACCCGACGTTCGAACCTGCCCTGACTCCCGCCGAGATCGCCGAGGTCGAAGCACAGTTCGGTGTCGCGCTCCCCGACGAGTACCGCACATTCCTGGCGGAGGTCGGAGCCGGCGGCCCCGGACCGGCACTCGAGCTCACGTCGTTGCGCCGAATCGACGGCAAGTGGGGATGGGTCTGGGAGGACGACGAGGACCATCCCTGGCTGCTGGACCCCAGTGGGCCGTTCGTCGAGACGGAAGACTGGGCCGACCAGCAGATAGCGACCCTTCGCGCCGCCGGGTACGAACCAACCACCCGTGACGAAGACGACGACTATCTGGACGACTACCGCAAGGTCTTCGGCGATGCCGGCGACGGGGTCTGGCACCTGGAACGCGGGCGGGGTGCGATCCATATCAGCGACAACGGATGCGGGATGACCGGCTGGCTCATCGTCGTCGGCCCGCACCGCGGGGAACTCCGCGACCGGGACTGCGCGGTCAACCCGCCCTTCGAGCCGTACGTCGATGCAAACGGAAACCGTCACACCTTCCGCAGCTGGTACCTCGAGTGGCTTGAGCAACGCGAGAGGGCAACTCGATGA
- a CDS encoding helix-turn-helix domain-containing protein, which produces MARSEAPVTACRASLHALASWLRLQRAQSGLSLAQLSQHTIVSKATLSRAASGHGIPTLSTVRAYARACGASEDEAERLWKQARYEERSPQGEATQLIHLDYVNTYADLHAHLLEVYRRDGSRPYRALEQQAGGNGHLARTTICRVLTRKTRPRRDFVLAFARACGVTGNVILQAWAHAWERAEAARRHTTAGSARQDGRSLEPTEGEARVSGSGLKAPELLLTPALARLVPSSAMPADRGAQGGVPCEGCGAGITTFSDVAVQMGSLVWCVTCGHVARPHGRQPHLVLELGAKHTPRPPHTAQAVVP; this is translated from the coding sequence GTGGCGCGGTCTGAGGCTCCAGTCACAGCTTGCCGGGCCTCCCTGCACGCCCTGGCCTCCTGGCTCCGCCTGCAGCGTGCACAGTCGGGGCTCAGCCTGGCCCAGCTATCGCAGCACACCATCGTCAGCAAAGCCACCCTCAGCCGAGCCGCATCCGGACACGGCATCCCCACCCTGTCCACCGTGCGGGCCTATGCGCGGGCCTGCGGCGCCAGTGAGGACGAAGCTGAACGACTGTGGAAGCAGGCCCGCTACGAAGAACGCAGCCCGCAAGGTGAAGCCACCCAGCTCATCCACCTGGACTACGTCAACACCTACGCCGACCTCCATGCACACCTCCTGGAGGTGTACCGCCGCGACGGGAGCCGCCCCTACCGCGCCCTCGAGCAGCAAGCGGGCGGAAACGGCCATCTGGCGCGCACCACCATCTGCCGGGTCCTGACCCGCAAGACCAGACCACGTCGGGACTTCGTCCTTGCCTTCGCCCGCGCCTGCGGTGTCACTGGCAACGTCATACTGCAGGCCTGGGCACATGCCTGGGAGCGTGCTGAAGCCGCACGTCGGCACACCACCGCGGGATCCGCGCGGCAGGACGGACGCAGCCTAGAGCCGACCGAGGGGGAGGCTCGTGTCTCGGGCAGCGGTCTGAAGGCCCCCGAACTGCTGCTGACACCTGCCCTTGCCAGGCTGGTGCCGTCCTCCGCCATGCCCGCTGACCGCGGGGCGCAGGGTGGTGTGCCGTGTGAAGGCTGCGGCGCAGGTATCACCACCTTCTCGGATGTCGCCGTCCAGATGGGGTCGCTGGTGTGGTGCGTGACCTGCGGACACGTCGCCAGGCCGCATGGCCGCCAGCCCCACCTGGTCCTGGAACTGGGGGCGAAGCACACACCTCGACCCCCTCACACCGCTCAGGCTGTGGTGCCCTGA
- a CDS encoding DUF3560 domain-containing protein, whose translation MTTTTHPASSSRTRAQEPAPTPAEAPAPTAPTAELPRNLARLTAQAEEAGWTATVQTQPGHCALVLTARQEASETVLRCVWRLTARGHRWDGATLTRNGQQTAEGIAWRAVGDLVAAEAPTARTQPTAPDRADAPAPVPAKTAAETSAPRKRARKAPSVAEVERARRAAEEWPEAMQARSLGDRYEGEFRRSDLLSELSVCGERFPFRFHFQSGGGHTVTLPTGDVRGTWGEVTGAAIAYVIAERPASVLRATAETARVYAIHAERAAERAEENAQTAVSVGMARAALDTVRAFAQRIDWDGLTDEQYDSARGAVREVEECAEGAESAYGRGDVDTARWEARDSLAVVRWFGLDVPSAQACAERAPEPRAVAGRVRPEASAFLLRITRPGWERPAEEAEVPAGDAAPAADQRAEANASKENSGEAPEVAADAGPAEGAPVVVKRPAVLPDVVSDPGRVDGWETDGGAVEVLPAICHGNAGGVFPVAFRGPYEGTVRVSRAWLTERARRALTVARQRLTVAEEHAETCAAWRRDAHDLHQEVRRSAGVLGERVVVHYETSGGWSERARESSWAADTRRMNARDAVRRCERELSGLEAEAAEPGHRSKSARAFLARAVSGDVPAGRGAWVSADGGTAVMFELPADVDVNPDVRHGEANEQRRAFVDLLADAVAARDEGRALIGRDLPSKKTHGRTAGVEKGQASASVKGLDVKPWKAPKVPAEGSPLDSETLATWDTAGDVVAESETAPGVWLPMAAVSFAETTMANGWTVAMQRSTDGGMVAVRVAGVAVKDGEPLAYELLAVWDGGVFREDRSAVWVTGRRVTGKRTPLWSAPVRVGRSGKHQDPSMLATVQHAAEPGTLARVALSSSAPAPEGVSDPGGMDGWESEGGALARDDGGELPPPATRDEVSARAADVVSDPSGADVWETEGGTVPDVDTPAPAAAAVAAMPIDWAKPAGRGDCAAANTCGGFGVLLWDVPGCAPRCAECAARVMGHSPAALRALTLPGDIVEAEEEAEAADIVIRHTHEDGTTVEGSAKGDGVWEALRPLGWSYRRTPGIFIRGSRYKGADRWKINRAADAVRALGLSCAVVIEEGMSFAEREAARVDAAEDRAERYADRAGRAAASSQSARDASDRIGERFWMGQPILVGHHSEGRARRDQERMHNAMRKSIAEGERAGYWANRAQAAEAYERYRKNPGRTLRRIEKLEAERRGVLRERDGVDDKGRTADVWRREPSEARREELTRRLAEYDEELTYWAETIKEAERRGFKVWGRADFIKGDFVRWRGSWYEVTRVNAKTATVPHIHAAFDGGAVGAVDGCRVVTRAATAETRHKGSTYTLPYNEVSGRMSAEQMRAALAGEAIPADPRDITPEPAPSPGSPTDADEALNPPQ comes from the coding sequence ATGACCACGACCACGCACCCCGCAAGCAGCTCGCGCACCCGAGCCCAGGAGCCGGCCCCGACCCCTGCCGAAGCGCCGGCACCCACCGCCCCGACCGCCGAGCTCCCCCGCAACCTGGCCCGCCTCACCGCCCAGGCCGAGGAGGCCGGATGGACCGCCACCGTCCAGACGCAGCCCGGACACTGCGCCCTGGTGCTCACCGCCCGCCAGGAAGCCAGTGAAACCGTCCTGCGCTGCGTATGGCGACTCACCGCCCGGGGGCACCGCTGGGACGGCGCCACCCTCACCCGCAACGGCCAGCAGACCGCCGAAGGCATCGCATGGCGCGCCGTCGGCGACCTGGTGGCCGCCGAGGCCCCCACCGCCCGCACACAGCCGACCGCGCCGGACCGGGCGGACGCTCCGGCGCCCGTTCCGGCCAAGACCGCGGCGGAGACTTCGGCCCCCCGGAAGCGTGCCCGTAAGGCGCCGTCCGTGGCGGAAGTCGAGCGCGCGCGTAGGGCGGCGGAGGAGTGGCCGGAAGCCATGCAAGCGCGGTCGCTGGGCGACCGCTACGAGGGTGAGTTCCGGCGCTCCGACCTGCTCTCGGAACTGTCCGTGTGCGGTGAGCGGTTCCCGTTCCGCTTCCATTTCCAGTCGGGCGGCGGACACACCGTGACCCTTCCGACAGGGGACGTGCGCGGTACGTGGGGTGAGGTCACGGGGGCTGCTATCGCGTACGTGATCGCCGAGCGTCCCGCGTCAGTGCTACGGGCGACGGCCGAGACGGCGCGCGTGTACGCCATCCATGCGGAGCGGGCGGCGGAGAGGGCGGAGGAAAACGCGCAAACGGCCGTGTCGGTCGGCATGGCGCGCGCTGCCCTGGACACGGTCCGTGCGTTCGCTCAGCGCATCGATTGGGACGGGCTGACGGATGAGCAGTACGACAGCGCCCGGGGTGCGGTCCGTGAGGTCGAAGAGTGCGCAGAGGGCGCAGAGTCCGCGTACGGGCGGGGCGACGTCGACACGGCCCGTTGGGAAGCGCGTGACTCTCTCGCCGTCGTGCGCTGGTTCGGGCTTGACGTGCCGTCGGCCCAGGCGTGCGCGGAGCGTGCGCCGGAACCGCGCGCGGTTGCTGGACGGGTGCGGCCGGAAGCATCGGCGTTCCTGCTGCGAATCACCCGCCCGGGATGGGAACGACCGGCAGAGGAGGCCGAGGTTCCAGCCGGTGACGCCGCCCCCGCGGCTGACCAGCGCGCGGAGGCGAACGCGTCAAAAGAGAACTCGGGGGAGGCGCCCGAGGTGGCGGCGGACGCCGGTCCGGCCGAGGGTGCGCCGGTCGTGGTGAAGCGTCCGGCGGTATTGCCCGACGTCGTGTCGGACCCCGGCAGGGTGGACGGGTGGGAGACCGACGGGGGCGCGGTTGAGGTGCTGCCGGCGATCTGCCACGGCAACGCAGGTGGAGTGTTCCCGGTGGCGTTCCGTGGCCCGTATGAGGGCACGGTGCGAGTGTCGCGGGCATGGCTGACGGAGCGCGCGCGCCGTGCGCTGACCGTGGCGCGTCAGCGGCTGACGGTGGCGGAGGAGCACGCGGAGACCTGCGCGGCGTGGCGGCGGGATGCGCACGACCTGCACCAGGAAGTACGCCGGTCGGCTGGTGTGCTGGGTGAGCGAGTGGTCGTGCATTACGAGACGTCCGGCGGGTGGTCGGAGCGTGCCCGTGAGTCGTCGTGGGCGGCGGATACGCGGCGGATGAATGCGCGGGATGCGGTCCGGCGGTGTGAGCGTGAGCTGTCCGGCCTGGAGGCGGAGGCGGCGGAACCGGGGCACCGGTCGAAGTCAGCGCGTGCGTTCCTGGCGCGTGCCGTGTCCGGGGATGTTCCGGCCGGCCGCGGGGCGTGGGTGTCCGCCGACGGCGGTACGGCGGTGATGTTCGAGCTTCCCGCAGACGTCGACGTGAACCCGGACGTGAGGCACGGGGAAGCGAACGAGCAGCGTCGGGCATTCGTCGACCTGTTGGCCGATGCCGTGGCCGCGCGAGATGAAGGCCGCGCGCTGATCGGCCGTGACCTCCCGTCGAAGAAGACGCACGGACGTACGGCCGGAGTCGAGAAGGGCCAGGCGTCCGCCTCGGTCAAGGGGCTGGACGTCAAGCCGTGGAAGGCTCCGAAGGTTCCGGCGGAGGGCTCGCCCCTGGATAGCGAGACGCTCGCCACGTGGGACACGGCGGGGGACGTCGTGGCGGAGAGTGAGACGGCGCCCGGGGTGTGGCTGCCCATGGCTGCCGTGTCGTTTGCGGAAACGACCATGGCCAACGGTTGGACGGTGGCCATGCAGCGCAGCACTGACGGGGGCATGGTGGCGGTGCGCGTCGCCGGTGTCGCGGTCAAGGACGGTGAGCCGCTCGCCTATGAGTTGCTCGCGGTGTGGGACGGCGGGGTGTTCCGTGAGGACCGTTCGGCGGTGTGGGTTACCGGTCGGCGGGTCACGGGCAAGCGCACGCCGTTGTGGTCGGCGCCGGTCCGGGTGGGCCGGTCGGGCAAGCACCAAGATCCCTCAATGTTGGCGACGGTGCAGCATGCGGCGGAGCCGGGCACGCTCGCACGGGTCGCGCTGAGCAGCTCGGCGCCTGCCCCCGAGGGTGTGAGCGACCCCGGCGGCATGGACGGGTGGGAGAGCGAGGGCGGAGCGCTCGCGCGGGATGATGGCGGAGAGCTCCCCCCGCCGGCAACCCGTGACGAGGTGTCCGCGCGGGCGGCTGACGTGGTGTCCGACCCGTCCGGGGCGGACGTGTGGGAGACAGAGGGCGGCACGGTGCCGGACGTCGACACCCCGGCCCCCGCCGCGGCGGCTGTGGCGGCTATGCCGATCGACTGGGCGAAGCCTGCCGGGCGCGGTGACTGCGCGGCGGCAAACACGTGTGGCGGATTCGGGGTGCTGCTGTGGGACGTGCCCGGCTGTGCTCCGCGCTGCGCCGAATGCGCCGCACGGGTCATGGGACACTCACCGGCGGCACTGCGCGCGCTCACCCTGCCCGGGGACATCGTGGAAGCGGAGGAGGAGGCCGAGGCGGCGGACATCGTCATCCGGCACACCCACGAAGACGGCACCACCGTTGAGGGCTCCGCCAAGGGTGACGGCGTGTGGGAAGCGTTGCGCCCGCTGGGCTGGTCCTACCGGCGTACCCCGGGGATCTTCATCCGTGGCAGCCGCTACAAGGGCGCCGACCGATGGAAGATCAACCGGGCTGCGGACGCGGTGCGCGCACTCGGCCTGTCGTGCGCTGTGGTGATCGAAGAGGGCATGTCGTTTGCCGAGCGGGAGGCCGCCCGCGTGGACGCGGCCGAGGACCGGGCGGAGCGGTACGCGGACCGGGCCGGACGGGCGGCGGCATCGTCGCAGTCGGCGCGGGATGCCTCGGACCGGATCGGCGAACGGTTCTGGATGGGTCAGCCGATCTTGGTAGGTCACCATTCGGAAGGGCGCGCCCGCCGGGACCAGGAGCGCATGCACAACGCGATGCGCAAGAGCATCGCCGAGGGCGAGCGGGCCGGTTACTGGGCCAACCGCGCCCAGGCGGCGGAGGCTTACGAGCGGTACCGGAAGAACCCGGGGCGCACGCTGCGCCGTATCGAGAAACTGGAGGCGGAGCGGCGCGGCGTTCTGCGGGAGCGTGACGGCGTTGACGACAAGGGCCGTACGGCTGATGTGTGGCGACGCGAGCCGTCCGAGGCGCGCCGGGAGGAGCTGACACGCCGTCTGGCCGAGTACGACGAAGAGCTGACGTACTGGGCGGAGACGATCAAGGAGGCGGAGCGGCGCGGCTTCAAGGTGTGGGGTCGGGCCGACTTCATCAAGGGTGATTTCGTGCGGTGGCGGGGGTCCTGGTACGAGGTGACCCGGGTCAACGCCAAGACGGCGACCGTGCCGCACATCCACGCCGCGTTTGACGGCGGCGCCGTCGGCGCCGTCGACGGATGCCGCGTGGTCACCCGCGCGGCAACCGCTGAGACCCGGCACAAGGGCAGCACGTACACGCTCCCCTACAACGAGGTGAGCGGGCGCATGTCGGCCGAGCAGATGCGGGCCGCCCTGGCGGGCGAGGCGATCCCAGCCGACCCGCGCGACATCACCCCGGAGCCCGCCCCGTCACCGGGTTCGCCAACTGATGCGGACGAAGCGTTGAACCCTCCCCAGTAA